The Streptomyces sp. NBC_00162 genome window below encodes:
- a CDS encoding HelD family protein, which produces MPAHAPESDLAVNPLTRERAHLSSSRAALRAMREDVEALDIRDVTANWVNAIVLQAQIDDRIKALADLAHTPLFFGRLNYLHAPGAELAEGAEGEQFYIGRRHVHDADGDPMVIDWRAPVSQPFYRASKTDPQDIALRRRFGYTGGELTAYEDEHLSDPSEAAAVSKLLQQEIERPRVGPMRDIVATIQPEQDEIVRSGLSGSVCVQGGPGTGKTAVGLHRVAYLLYAHRDRLARTGTLVIGPTRSFLHYIEQVLPALGELEVKQATVDDLVARGGLEVRGTDAAETAVVKGDARMAQVLRRALASHVAQPTEPLMVVRGSRRWRVPAYEIAEMVEELQNRDIRYGAAREALPQRIAHAVLVRMEQAGEAPDDRVQDAVARNAAVKAAVKEIWPPVEPAKLVLRLLSDPEFLALHAADVLTADEQKLLLWPKPFRSVKSAKWSAADLVLIDEAADLVERTHSLGHVVLDEAQDLSPMQYRAVGRRCTTGSATVLGDLAQGTTPWATRSWDEALAHLGKPQAVVEELTAGFRVPREVIAYASRLLPSISPGLAPVSSVRETPGSLRIAETADLTPAVIEACRASLAHEGSIGLIAADARIPVLAEALGAAGLAYLAPGEETTAESRLTLVPASLAKGLEYDYVVLDEPAAIVDGEPDERTGLRRLYVCLTRAVSGLTALHSAPLPPALS; this is translated from the coding sequence GTGCCCGCGCACGCCCCCGAGTCCGACCTGGCCGTCAATCCCCTGACCCGCGAGCGGGCCCACCTCAGCTCCTCCCGCGCCGCGCTCCGCGCCATGCGCGAGGACGTTGAGGCCCTCGACATCCGCGACGTCACCGCGAACTGGGTCAACGCGATCGTCCTCCAGGCCCAGATCGACGACCGGATCAAGGCCCTCGCCGACCTCGCCCACACCCCCCTCTTCTTCGGCCGCCTGAACTACCTGCACGCGCCCGGCGCGGAGCTCGCCGAGGGCGCGGAGGGCGAGCAGTTCTACATCGGCCGCCGTCACGTCCACGACGCCGACGGCGATCCGATGGTCATCGACTGGCGCGCGCCCGTCTCCCAGCCGTTCTACCGGGCCTCCAAGACCGACCCGCAGGACATCGCGCTGCGCCGCCGCTTCGGCTACACCGGCGGCGAGCTCACGGCGTACGAGGACGAGCACCTCTCCGACCCCTCCGAGGCGGCCGCCGTCAGCAAGCTGCTCCAGCAGGAGATCGAGCGCCCGCGCGTCGGTCCCATGCGGGACATCGTCGCGACGATCCAGCCCGAGCAGGACGAGATCGTCCGCTCCGGCCTGTCCGGCTCCGTGTGCGTGCAGGGCGGCCCCGGCACCGGGAAGACGGCGGTCGGCCTGCACCGGGTGGCGTACCTGCTGTACGCGCACCGCGACCGGCTCGCCCGTACGGGCACCCTCGTCATCGGGCCGACCCGTTCCTTCCTGCACTACATCGAGCAGGTCCTGCCCGCCCTGGGCGAGTTGGAGGTCAAGCAGGCCACCGTCGACGACCTGGTGGCGCGCGGCGGTCTGGAGGTACGCGGCACGGACGCCGCCGAAACCGCCGTGGTCAAGGGCGACGCCCGGATGGCGCAGGTGCTGCGCCGCGCGCTCGCCTCACACGTCGCGCAGCCCACCGAGCCGCTGATGGTGGTGCGCGGTTCGCGCCGCTGGCGGGTGCCCGCGTACGAGATCGCCGAGATGGTCGAGGAGCTGCAGAACCGCGACATCCGCTACGGCGCCGCCCGCGAAGCGCTGCCGCAGCGGATCGCGCACGCGGTGCTCGTACGGATGGAGCAGGCGGGCGAGGCGCCGGACGACCGCGTGCAGGACGCGGTGGCGCGCAACGCCGCCGTGAAGGCGGCGGTCAAGGAGATCTGGCCGCCGGTCGAGCCGGCGAAGCTGGTGCTGCGACTGCTGTCGGACCCCGAGTTCCTCGCGCTGCACGCGGCGGACGTGCTGACGGCGGACGAGCAGAAGCTGCTGCTGTGGCCGAAGCCGTTCCGGAGCGTGAAGTCGGCGAAGTGGTCGGCGGCGGACCTGGTCCTGATCGACGAGGCCGCCGACCTGGTGGAGCGGACGCATTCGCTGGGCCATGTCGTACTCGACGAGGCGCAGGACCTGTCGCCGATGCAGTACCGGGCGGTGGGGCGGCGCTGCACGACGGGTTCGGCGACGGTGCTCGGCGACCTGGCGCAGGGCACCACCCCGTGGGCCACGCGCAGCTGGGACGAGGCGCTGGCGCACCTCGGGAAGCCGCAGGCGGTGGTGGAGGAGCTGACGGCGGGCTTCCGCGTGCCGCGCGAGGTGATCGCGTACGCCTCGCGGCTGCTGCCGTCCATCTCCCCGGGGCTGGCCCCGGTCTCCTCGGTGCGCGAGACGCCGGGGTCGCTGCGGATCGCGGAGACGGCGGACCTGACACCTGCGGTGATCGAGGCCTGCCGCGCCTCCCTCGCCCACGAGGGGTCGATCGGGCTGATCGCGGCGGACGCGCGGATCCCGGTCCTGGCGGAGGCCCTGGGGGCGGCGGGGCTGGCGTACCTCGCGCCGGGCGAGGAGACGACGGCGGAGTCCCGTCTGACCCTCGTCCCGGCCTCGCTGGCCAAGGGTCTGGAGTACGACTACGTGGTACTGGACGAGCCCGCCGCGATCGTCGACGGCGAGCCGGACGAGCGGACGGGCCTGCGCCGGCTGTACGTCTGCCTCACCCGAGCCGTCTCAGGCCTGACGGCCCTCCACTCGGCCCCGCTGCCTCCTGCACTGTCCTGA
- a CDS encoding copper homeostasis protein CutC, producing the protein MSNRALLEVIALDAEDAIAAQAGGADRLELVTDMAADGLTPPRETFAAIRAAVEIPLRVMLRKSDGFAAGEVSGLVAAARELRAEGAEEFVLGFLNPDGTPDLAAVEAVVAELGGCRWTFHRAIDRAADRDGLRKALADLPGLDTYLTAGSAAGVDEGMPVLLAEAARRGEPGYGARILVGGGLALSHLPVLRSAGIDAFHIGGAARPDGWGRPVSAAAVAHWRAELG; encoded by the coding sequence ATGAGCAACCGTGCGCTCCTGGAGGTGATCGCCCTCGACGCGGAGGACGCGATCGCGGCCCAGGCCGGTGGGGCGGACCGACTCGAGCTGGTCACCGACATGGCCGCCGACGGGCTCACCCCGCCGCGCGAGACCTTCGCGGCGATCAGGGCGGCGGTCGAGATCCCGCTGCGGGTGATGCTCCGCAAGTCCGACGGCTTCGCGGCGGGCGAGGTCTCCGGTCTGGTGGCGGCGGCGCGGGAGCTGCGGGCGGAGGGCGCGGAGGAGTTCGTACTCGGGTTCCTGAACCCGGACGGCACCCCCGACCTGGCGGCGGTCGAGGCCGTGGTGGCGGAGCTGGGCGGCTGCCGCTGGACCTTCCACCGGGCGATCGACCGCGCGGCGGACCGGGACGGCCTGCGCAAGGCGCTGGCCGACCTTCCCGGTCTGGACACCTACCTGACGGCGGGCTCGGCGGCCGGGGTCGACGAGGGCATGCCGGTGCTGCTGGCCGAGGCCGCGCGGCGGGGGGAGCCGGGGTACGGGGCGCGGATCCTGGTCGGCGGGGGCCTGGCCCTGTCGCACCTGCCGGTGCTGCGGTCGGCCGGCATCGACGCCTTCCACATCGGCGGCGCGGCCCGTCCCGACGGCTGGGGCCGCCCGGTCTCGGCCGCGGCCGTCGCCCACTGGCGGGCCGAACTGGGCTGA
- a CDS encoding Cmx/CmrA family chloramphenicol efflux MFS transporter, whose product MPVAVYVLGLSVFALGTSEFMLSGLLPPIAEDMGVTIPRAGLLISAFAIGMVVGAPLLAVATLRLPRRTTLVSLISLFGLGQVAGALAPSYELLFASRVVSALACAGFWAVGAAVAIAMVDKDQRARAMAVMIGGLSIANVLGVPAGAFLGEHLGWRSAFWSVGAASAVALAGILALIPKIPLPAEKPSLGRELRIYRDRQVWLSIGITALAAGGVFCAFSYLSPLLTDVAGLDSGWVPWILGLFGVGALVGTTIGGRVADAHLFGVMIWGITASTVFLAALALLASAAAAAIALSFLLGVSAFFTAPALNARMFNVAGAAPTLAGATTTAAFNLGNTGGPWLGGTVIDANLGFAATAWAGAAMTVTAIALTALALRLHRRTPPPATRLVASGGTATPATGQPQAAARG is encoded by the coding sequence ATGCCCGTAGCCGTCTACGTCCTCGGCCTGTCCGTGTTCGCACTCGGCACCAGCGAGTTCATGCTCTCCGGGCTGCTGCCGCCCATCGCGGAGGACATGGGCGTCACCATTCCGCGGGCGGGCCTGCTCATCTCCGCGTTCGCGATCGGCATGGTCGTCGGGGCGCCGCTGCTGGCCGTGGCCACGCTGCGCCTCCCGCGCCGCACCACCCTCGTCTCCCTCATCAGCCTCTTCGGCCTCGGGCAGGTCGCGGGCGCGCTGGCCCCCTCGTACGAGCTCCTCTTCGCCTCCCGCGTGGTCTCCGCCCTCGCCTGCGCCGGCTTCTGGGCGGTGGGCGCGGCCGTGGCCATCGCCATGGTCGACAAGGACCAGCGGGCCCGCGCGATGGCCGTCATGATCGGCGGCCTGTCCATCGCGAACGTCCTCGGCGTGCCCGCCGGGGCCTTCCTCGGGGAGCACCTGGGCTGGCGCTCCGCGTTCTGGTCGGTCGGCGCGGCCTCCGCCGTCGCCCTCGCCGGCATCCTGGCGCTGATCCCGAAGATCCCGCTGCCCGCCGAGAAGCCCTCGCTCGGGCGGGAGCTGCGCATCTACCGCGACCGCCAGGTGTGGCTCTCCATCGGCATCACGGCCCTGGCCGCGGGCGGCGTGTTCTGCGCCTTCAGCTACCTGTCGCCGCTGCTCACGGACGTGGCGGGGCTGGACTCCGGCTGGGTTCCGTGGATCCTCGGCCTCTTCGGGGTGGGCGCGCTGGTCGGCACCACCATCGGCGGGCGGGTCGCGGACGCGCACCTGTTCGGCGTGATGATCTGGGGCATCACCGCCTCGACCGTCTTCCTGGCCGCGCTCGCCCTGCTGGCCTCGGCCGCCGCCGCGGCGATCGCCCTGTCGTTCCTGCTCGGCGTCTCGGCCTTCTTCACCGCCCCGGCGCTCAACGCCCGCATGTTCAACGTGGCCGGCGCCGCCCCGACCCTGGCCGGAGCCACCACCACCGCGGCCTTCAACCTCGGCAACACCGGCGGCCCCTGGCTCGGCGGCACCGTCATCGACGCGAACCTCGGCTTCGCCGCCACCGCCTGGGCCGGCGCCGCCATGACCGTCACGGCGATCGCCCTGACCGCACTGGCCCTCCGGCTGCACCGCCGTACCCCGCCCCCGGCCACCCGCCTGGTCGCCTCGGGCGGCACCGCCACCCCGGCCACCGGCCAGCCGCAGGCCGCGGCCCGCGGCTGA
- a CDS encoding DUF4031 domain-containing protein, whose protein sequence is MTVYIDPPTWPGHGRMWSHLVSDVSYEELHAFAAAIGCPPRAFERDHYDVPSYRYADAVGAGAVEIGSKELVRRLTDAGLRRPKGRPV, encoded by the coding sequence GTGACCGTCTACATCGACCCGCCGACCTGGCCGGGTCACGGCCGCATGTGGTCGCACCTGGTCAGCGACGTCTCGTACGAGGAGCTGCACGCGTTCGCGGCGGCCATCGGCTGTCCGCCCCGCGCCTTCGAACGGGACCACTACGACGTGCCCTCCTACCGCTACGCGGACGCGGTCGGCGCGGGCGCGGTGGAGATCGGCAGCAAGGAACTCGTCCGCCGCCTCACGGACGCCGGCCTTCGCCGCCCGAAGGGCCGGCCGGTGTAG
- a CDS encoding MurR/RpiR family transcriptional regulator, whose product MEKPVAPAPATLRARVRALGPSMTRSMQTVAEAVAADPAGCARLTVSALAARTGTSEATVVRTARLLGYPGYRDLRLALAALAAQQESGAAPAVTVDIAVDDPLADVVAKLAHEEAQTLADTAAGLDLTQLAAAVTALATARRIDIYGIGASALVGQDLAQKLLRIGLVAHAHSDPHLAVTNAVQLRPGDVAVAITHSGSTGDVIEPLRTAFERGATTVALTGRPNAPVAHYADLVLTTSAARETQLRPAAMSSRTSQLLVVDCLFVGVAQQTYETAAPALAASYEALAHRHTAR is encoded by the coding sequence GTGGAGAAGCCCGTAGCCCCGGCGCCCGCCACGCTGCGGGCCCGCGTGCGGGCTCTCGGGCCCTCCATGACCCGCTCCATGCAGACCGTCGCCGAGGCCGTCGCCGCCGACCCCGCCGGCTGCGCCCGGCTCACCGTCTCCGCCCTCGCCGCGCGCACCGGCACCAGCGAGGCCACCGTCGTCCGCACCGCCCGCCTCCTCGGCTACCCCGGCTACCGCGACCTGCGCCTGGCGCTGGCCGCCCTCGCCGCCCAGCAGGAGTCCGGCGCCGCCCCCGCCGTCACCGTCGACATAGCCGTCGACGACCCGCTCGCCGACGTCGTCGCCAAACTCGCCCACGAGGAGGCGCAGACCCTCGCCGACACCGCCGCCGGACTCGACCTGACCCAGCTGGCCGCCGCCGTCACCGCCCTCGCGACCGCCCGCCGGATCGACATCTACGGCATCGGCGCTTCCGCCCTCGTCGGCCAGGACCTCGCGCAGAAGCTGCTGCGCATCGGGCTCGTCGCGCACGCCCACAGCGACCCCCACCTCGCCGTCACCAACGCCGTCCAGCTGCGCCCCGGCGACGTGGCCGTCGCGATCACCCACTCCGGCTCCACCGGCGACGTGATCGAGCCCCTCCGTACGGCCTTCGAACGCGGCGCCACCACCGTCGCCCTCACCGGCCGCCCGAACGCCCCCGTCGCCCACTACGCCGACCTGGTCCTGACCACCTCCGCCGCCCGCGAGACCCAGCTGCGCCCGGCCGCCATGTCCAGCCGCACCAGCCAGCTCCTCGTCGTCGACTGCCTCTTCGTCGGCGTGGCGCAGCAGACGTACGAGACCGCCGCCCCCGCCCTCGCCGCCTCGTACGAGGCCCTCGCCCACCGCCACACCGCCCGCTGA
- the murQ gene encoding N-acetylmuramic acid 6-phosphate etherase encodes MTAYAELRAQLETLTTEAFRPELAEIDRLSTLDIARTMNAEDATVPAAVAAQLPPIAAAIDAIAARMARGGRLVYAGAGTAGRMGVLDASECPPTFNTDPADVVGLIAGGPSAMVKSVEGAEDSKELAAEDLTALRLTPDDTVIGVSASGRTPYAIGAVEFARTRGALTVGLSCNAGSALAAAAEHGIEVVVGPELLTGSTRLKAGTAQKLVLNLISTITMIRLGKTYGNLMVDMRSSNEKLRARARRIVALATGAPDTEIEAALTATGGEVKNAILVVLGGVDGPQAAALLASAQGHLREALAEAHTQTR; translated from the coding sequence ATGACCGCGTACGCCGAACTCCGCGCCCAGCTGGAGACGCTGACCACCGAGGCCTTCCGTCCCGAACTGGCCGAGATCGACCGGCTGTCCACCCTCGACATCGCCCGCACGATGAACGCCGAGGACGCCACGGTCCCGGCCGCCGTCGCCGCGCAGCTGCCGCCGATCGCCGCCGCGATCGACGCGATCGCCGCCCGCATGGCCCGCGGCGGCCGCCTGGTCTACGCGGGCGCCGGGACGGCCGGCCGGATGGGCGTCCTGGACGCCAGCGAGTGCCCGCCCACTTTCAACACCGACCCGGCCGATGTCGTCGGCCTCATCGCGGGCGGCCCCTCCGCCATGGTCAAGTCGGTCGAAGGCGCCGAGGACTCCAAGGAGCTGGCGGCGGAAGACCTCACCGCACTGCGCCTCACCCCCGATGACACGGTGATCGGCGTCTCGGCCTCCGGCCGCACCCCGTACGCGATCGGCGCCGTCGAGTTCGCCCGTACGCGCGGCGCGCTCACCGTCGGTCTGTCCTGCAACGCGGGCTCCGCGCTCGCGGCGGCCGCCGAGCACGGCATCGAGGTCGTCGTCGGCCCCGAACTGCTCACCGGGTCGACCCGCTTGAAGGCCGGCACGGCGCAGAAGCTCGTCCTCAACCTCATCTCGACGATCACCATGATCCGCCTGGGCAAGACCTACGGGAACCTCATGGTCGACATGCGCTCCTCGAACGAGAAGCTGCGCGCCCGGGCCCGGCGCATCGTGGCGCTGGCCACCGGCGCGCCCGACACGGAGATCGAGGCGGCGCTGACCGCCACCGGCGGCGAGGTCAAGAACGCCATCCTCGTCGTCCTCGGCGGCGTCGACGGCCCGCAGGCCGCCGCCCTGCTGGCCTCCGCCCAGGGCCACCTCCGCGAAGCCCTCGCCGAAGCCCACACCCAGACCCGCTGA
- a CDS encoding PTS transporter subunit EIIC, translating to MSTDKNRATAAAILPLVGGPDNIASIAHCMTRLRIGLLDRSLVDDEALRALPAVMGVVDDDTYQIVLGPGTVARVTPEFEALVEEGRRPAAAATAPQPVTADDLAAQGAALKEARKTRNSTPLKLFLRRIANIFVPLIPALIGCGIIAGLNGVLTNAGWLPGVVPALAAIASGFMSLIAVFVGYNTAKEFGGTPILGGAVAAIIVFPGIAKIDAFGQHLSPGQGGVLGALAAAVLAVHVEKWCRRWVPEALDVLVTPTLTVLISGLVTIYGLMFLAGEASAAIGTFADWLLATGGAFAGLVLGGLFLPLVMLGLHQALIPIHTTLIEQSGYTVLLPILAMAGAGQVGAAIAVYCRLPRNRSLRTTIKSALPAGFLGVGEPLIYGVSLPLGRPFVTACIGGAAGGAFVGLFNQLGVAFGSTAIGPSGWALFPLLNGTSGLGATLAIYAGGLVVGYLLGFLATYFFGFTRRMLTDLNTDPQPDTSTTPTDPAKQPAVV from the coding sequence ATGTCCACTGACAAGAACCGCGCCACAGCCGCCGCGATCCTTCCTCTGGTCGGCGGCCCGGACAACATCGCTTCCATCGCGCACTGCATGACCCGGCTGCGCATCGGACTGCTGGACCGTTCGCTGGTCGACGACGAGGCCCTGCGGGCCCTGCCCGCGGTCATGGGGGTGGTCGACGACGACACCTACCAGATCGTGCTGGGGCCGGGTACGGTCGCCCGCGTCACCCCGGAGTTCGAGGCGCTGGTCGAGGAGGGCCGGCGCCCGGCCGCTGCCGCCACCGCCCCGCAGCCGGTCACGGCGGACGACCTGGCCGCCCAGGGCGCGGCGCTGAAGGAAGCTCGGAAGACGCGCAACTCGACTCCCCTCAAGCTGTTCCTGCGCCGCATCGCGAACATCTTCGTCCCGCTGATCCCGGCCCTCATCGGCTGCGGCATCATCGCCGGGCTGAACGGCGTACTGACGAACGCGGGCTGGCTGCCCGGCGTCGTCCCGGCCCTGGCCGCCATCGCCTCCGGGTTCATGTCGCTGATCGCCGTCTTCGTCGGCTACAACACGGCCAAGGAGTTCGGCGGTACGCCGATCCTCGGCGGCGCGGTCGCCGCGATCATCGTCTTCCCGGGCATCGCCAAGATCGATGCCTTCGGCCAGCACCTCTCCCCCGGCCAGGGCGGCGTCCTCGGCGCGCTCGCCGCGGCCGTGCTCGCGGTCCACGTCGAGAAGTGGTGCCGCCGGTGGGTCCCCGAGGCCCTGGACGTGCTGGTCACCCCGACCCTCACCGTCCTGATCTCGGGCCTGGTCACGATCTACGGCCTCATGTTCCTCGCCGGCGAGGCCTCCGCCGCCATCGGTACGTTCGCCGACTGGCTGCTCGCCACCGGCGGCGCCTTCGCGGGCCTGGTCCTGGGCGGCCTCTTCCTGCCCCTCGTCATGCTGGGCCTGCACCAGGCCCTGATCCCCATCCACACGACCCTCATCGAACAGTCCGGCTACACGGTCCTGCTGCCGATCCTGGCCATGGCGGGCGCGGGCCAGGTCGGCGCGGCCATCGCGGTCTACTGCCGGCTCCCGCGCAACCGTTCGCTCCGTACGACCATCAAGTCCGCGCTCCCGGCCGGCTTCCTGGGCGTGGGCGAACCCCTGATCTACGGGGTCTCCCTCCCCCTCGGCCGCCCGTTCGTCACCGCCTGCATCGGCGGCGCGGCGGGCGGGGCCTTCGTCGGCCTCTTCAACCAGCTCGGTGTTGCCTTCGGCTCGACGGCCATCGGCCCTTCCGGCTGGGCCCTGTTCCCCCTGCTCAACGGCACCTCGGGCCTGGGCGCCACCCTCGCCATCTACGCGGGCGGCCTGGTGGTGGGCTACCTGCTGGGCTTCCTCGCCACGTACTTCTTCGGCTTCACCCGCCGGATGCTGACCGACCTCAACACCGACCCGCAGCCGGACACTTCGACCACCCCCACCGACCCGGCCAAGCAACCGGCCGTGGTCTGA
- a CDS encoding GNAT family N-acetyltransferase → MEIPAVVPAGRMSALPQPVLSLPGGWLLRPWEPYDAPALVASGGDPDIQHWNRTGRFTEARAEERIARYRSNWETEKAAIWAVAPATGGPAVGLIGLADLDLAGGSGEILYWLLPAGRGSGIMVKATDRVSRWAFEDLGLHRLRITHSVANPASCAIALKAGFPLEGTMRGALLHADGWHDEHLHGRLRTDALG, encoded by the coding sequence ATGGAGATACCCGCAGTTGTACCGGCCGGACGGATGAGCGCGCTGCCCCAGCCCGTCCTCAGCCTCCCCGGCGGGTGGCTGCTGCGGCCCTGGGAGCCGTACGACGCCCCCGCGTTGGTCGCTTCGGGTGGGGACCCGGACATCCAGCACTGGAACCGCACGGGCCGGTTCACCGAGGCTCGGGCCGAGGAGCGCATCGCCCGCTACCGCTCCAACTGGGAGACCGAGAAGGCCGCGATCTGGGCCGTCGCCCCCGCCACAGGCGGCCCGGCCGTCGGGCTGATCGGCCTGGCCGACCTCGATCTCGCGGGCGGCAGCGGCGAGATCCTGTACTGGCTGCTGCCCGCCGGGCGCGGCAGCGGGATCATGGTGAAAGCCACGGACCGCGTCAGCCGCTGGGCCTTCGAGGACCTGGGCCTGCACCGCCTGCGGATCACGCACTCCGTGGCCAACCCGGCCTCCTGCGCGATCGCCCTGAAGGCCGGGTTCCCCCTGGAGGGCACCATGCGCGGCGCCCTCCTCCACGCGGACGGCTGGCACGACGAACACCTCCACGGCCGCCTGCGCACCGACGCCCTGGGGTAG
- a CDS encoding amidase encodes MSESVDAAEFAFELGWKLRGLETALAPRVSFGSAAGCPQPPPPPGWQRFTLVHCPVDGYPGFDDPGYEGLRASPPQGCVVEDFGGCLGLRCERPGVRLLDAVADLCAEIRTGHGLLMTGLGIQKLWEWSADGTDGWGAEIVGQLLLMAAERGPKLGYDVDDLVRVLRTAAG; translated from the coding sequence GTGAGCGAGTCCGTCGACGCGGCGGAGTTCGCCTTCGAGCTCGGCTGGAAGCTGCGCGGCCTGGAGACCGCGCTGGCGCCGCGCGTGTCCTTCGGGTCGGCGGCGGGGTGCCCGCAGCCGCCTCCGCCGCCGGGGTGGCAGCGGTTCACGCTGGTCCACTGTCCGGTGGACGGGTATCCGGGGTTCGACGATCCGGGCTACGAGGGGCTCAGGGCGAGCCCGCCGCAGGGGTGCGTGGTCGAGGACTTCGGCGGGTGCCTGGGGCTGCGGTGCGAGCGGCCGGGTGTGCGGCTGCTGGACGCGGTCGCGGACCTGTGCGCCGAGATCCGTACCGGGCACGGGCTGCTCATGACCGGACTCGGGATCCAGAAGCTGTGGGAGTGGTCGGCGGACGGTACGGACGGCTGGGGCGCGGAGATCGTGGGCCAGCTGCTGCTGATGGCCGCGGAGCGCGGGCCGAAGCTCGGCTACGACGTCGATGACCTGGTGCGGGTCCTGCGTACCGCCGCCGGCTGA
- a CDS encoding helix-turn-helix domain-containing protein, which yields MAGKNLDPSSSPRALLGAELRVARERAGLSQAELGEPLFVSGSFIGQLEAGTRRMHIEFARQIDDILDTNGFFARNCGAAAKSKYPDHFAAAAEAEALATSIREYAPLIIPGLLQTEAYARAVCRAYQPTATVETIDELVTNRLARAALLTDPTTPLFWCVVDEAVLRRTVGGAAVMAEALVHIANLIRSHRIIVQVLPFSAGAHASTGGSIKLMAFEDAPPLAYSQGNGTGLLFDDPAEVNRHSLTYDLLTASALPPHESLALIESVAEDYAHDQHA from the coding sequence ATGGCAGGTAAGAACCTCGATCCCTCCTCCTCACCCCGCGCCCTGCTCGGCGCCGAGCTGCGCGTGGCGCGCGAGCGCGCCGGACTGAGCCAGGCCGAACTCGGCGAACCGCTCTTTGTCAGCGGCTCGTTCATCGGCCAGCTCGAAGCGGGCACGCGCCGGATGCACATCGAATTCGCGCGCCAGATAGACGACATCCTCGACACGAACGGCTTCTTCGCCCGCAACTGCGGCGCGGCGGCCAAGTCCAAGTACCCGGACCACTTCGCGGCGGCGGCCGAGGCGGAGGCTCTGGCGACATCGATCCGGGAGTACGCGCCGCTGATCATCCCGGGGCTGCTACAGACGGAGGCGTACGCGCGGGCCGTATGCCGCGCCTACCAGCCAACGGCGACAGTGGAGACCATCGACGAGTTGGTCACGAACCGGCTGGCCCGCGCAGCCCTCCTCACTGATCCAACAACACCATTGTTTTGGTGTGTGGTTGACGAGGCGGTACTCCGACGGACGGTCGGCGGCGCGGCGGTGATGGCCGAAGCCCTGGTGCACATCGCGAACCTGATCCGGTCACACCGGATCATCGTGCAGGTACTCCCGTTCAGCGCGGGCGCCCACGCCTCCACCGGCGGTTCCATCAAGCTGATGGCCTTCGAGGACGCGCCCCCACTCGCCTACTCTCAAGGCAACGGAACAGGGCTTCTATTTGATGATCCAGCCGAGGTCAACCGCCATTCCCTGACCTACGATCTGCTCACGGCCAGTGCGCTGCCACCACACGAATCGCTGGCCTTGATCGAGTCTGTAGCGGAGGATTACGCGCATGACCAGCATGCCTGA
- a CDS encoding DUF397 domain-containing protein, translated as MTSMPEYDLSVAIWHKSSYSDGSGGDCLEMATWRKSTHSDASGGSCLEVADGHPTLVPVRDSKQPEGSHVVFHARAWAEFVRTL; from the coding sequence ATGACCAGCATGCCTGAGTACGACCTGTCAGTGGCCATCTGGCACAAGTCGAGCTACAGCGACGGCAGCGGCGGCGACTGCCTGGAAATGGCCACCTGGCGGAAGTCCACCCACAGCGACGCCAGCGGCGGCAGCTGCCTCGAGGTCGCCGACGGCCACCCCACCCTCGTCCCCGTCCGGGACTCCAAGCAGCCCGAAGGCTCGCACGTGGTGTTCCACGCACGGGCCTGGGCCGAGTTCGTCAGAACCCTCTGA